The following proteins come from a genomic window of Daphnia carinata strain CSIRO-1 chromosome 8, CSIRO_AGI_Dcar_HiC_V3, whole genome shotgun sequence:
- the LOC130703838 gene encoding LOW QUALITY PROTEIN: magnesium transporter NIPA2-like (The sequence of the model RefSeq protein was modified relative to this genomic sequence to represent the inferred CDS: inserted 1 base in 1 codon) produces MMETSTKDFVIGLSLAIASCFFIGSSFIIKKLGLLRLRGSSSISAADGGFGYLRDWVWWTGLITMGLGEASNFAAYAFAPAALVTPLGALSILVSAVLAPKFLNEKLNLLGKIGCMLCMLGACIIVIHAPKEGDVKSLQDLNKKIFESGFVYYIIVVGALTVFSIKCIVPRYGKXNVAVYIFICSSIGSLSVMCCKGLGLSIRESISDSEKSFFNKSFLMFTLALLICITVQMNYLNKALDSFSSNLVNPVHYIFFTSFVILASSILFEEWRSIASLDVFATLVGLSVVVIALFLISAFNDLQITLNELWPSPTKKYLNKPMTFVQRKDLP; encoded by the exons ATGATGGAGACTAGCACCAAAGATTTCGTGATTGGCTTAAGTTTAGCGATCgcatcttgtttttttattg GCTCTAGTTTCATTATAAAAAAACTTGGATTACTCAGACTTCGTGGTTCATCTTCAATATCCGCTGCTGATGGAGGCTTTGGGTATCTACGTGATTGGGTTTGGTGGACAGGACTTATTACAA TGGGACTTGGAGAAGCTAGTAACTTTGCAG CTTATGCTTTTGCCCCTGCTGCGCTTGTTACCCCTCTTGGAGCCCTTTCCATTCTCGTCTCTGCCGTATTAGCTCCAAAATTTCTCAATGAG AAGTTAAACCTTCTAGGCAAA ATAGGATGTATGCTTTGCATGTTGG GTGCTTGTATAATTGTAATTCATGCTCCCAAAGAAGGTGATGTAAAATCATTACAAGAcctgaacaaaaaaatctttgaatcAG GTTTCGTATATTACATAATAGTCGTGGGGGCCCTTACAGTGTTTTCTAT CAAATGTATCGTGCCACGCTACGGGA CAAATGTTGCTGTATACATATTCATTTGCTCCAGCATAGGATCGTTGTCAGTAATGTGCTGCAAGGGTCTAGGCCTGAGCATCCGCGAAAGTATATCAGACAGcgagaaatcattttttaacaaATCGTTTTTGATGTTCACGTTGGCACTCCTAATTTGTATCACAGTTCAG ATGAATTACCTAAATAAGGCGTTGGATTCCTTCAGCTCGAATTTAGTCAATCCCGTTCACTACATATTCTTTACCAGTTTTGTCATCTTAGCGTCTTCAATCTTGTTTGAAGAGTGGCGTTCTATTGCTTCGCTAGATGTGTTCGCTACGTTAGTTGGCCTCAGCGTAGTCGTCATCGCCTTGTTCCTCATTAGCGCTTTCAATGATTTACAAATAACCCTAAATGAATTATGGCCCTCGCCCACGAAAAAATACTTGAATAAGCCAATGACTTTTGTACAACGCAAAGATCTACCTTGA
- the LOC130703848 gene encoding small ribosomal subunit protein bS18m-like, translating into MSILRKVFSDFHVSNFYRITGSKLLPVRVGYSTTSSTSSQPKDDLPAENLTNPYQKEKRRCVLCKYNVKVDYKNARLLSQFLSPFTGKVYERNITGLCKAKQRSVEREIIKSQNAGYLAVMLKKVEYIRDPKLCDPNRPVRPHRY; encoded by the exons ATGTCAATACTACGAAAGGTTTTTTCCGACTTTCACGTATCGA atttttATAGAATCACGGGGTCTAAATTATTACCCGTAAGAGTAGGCTATTCAACAACCTCCAGTACAAGTAGTCAGCCCAAAGACGATCTA CCAGCAGAAAACCTAACTAATCcatatcaaaaagaaaaacgccgCTGTGTTTTGTGCAAGTATAATGTGAAAGTTGACTACAAAAATGCACGCCTGCTATCTCAGTTCCTGTCTCCCTTTACTGGCAAAGtttatgaaagaaatataACTG gaCTGTGCAAAGCCAAACAGAGGTCTGTTGAAAGGGAAATCATCAAGTCACAAAATGCAGGCTATTTAGCTGTTATGCTGAAAAAAGTAGAATATATAAGAGATCCAAAGTTGTGTGACCCAAATAGACCAGTAAGACCTCATCGCTATTAA